A region of the Deltaproteobacteria bacterium HGW-Deltaproteobacteria-6 genome:
AGAGTGGGGGATTCGAACCCCCGTGGGAGCTTGTGACCCCCAAATCGATTTCGAGTCGATCCCGTTACGACCACTTCGGTAACTCTCCGATTATCTCATGATCATTTTTCGATAGGGACGTTGGCATTCAACGCCCCTATCGTTAATATCTGGCGGAGAGAGCGGGATTCGAACCCGCGGTACACCTTTGTGGGCATACACACGATTTCCAGTCGTGCTCCTTCGGCCACTCAGACATCTCTCCGCGCTTATTTAATTGCCGACTCGGCTCTTATCCTCTTTTCCCTAAAAAATCTACTCAAAATTTCCCCGCATTCTTCCCGCAGGATTCCCTCCGTCACATCCACCTGATGATTCAGGCGGTTATCAGTTAAAATATGGTAGAGGGAACAGACAGCGCCGGCCTTCGGGTCCCGGGCGCCGAAAACCACACGCGCCAGTCTGGCCTGAAGAATCGCGCCGGCGCACATGATGCAGGGTTCGAGTGTCACAAACAACTCTGCGCCGTTCAGTCGGTAATTACCGGCGATAGCGCAGGCCTTCCGGATCGCCAGCATTTCAGCGTGTGCCGAGGCATCGTTGCCGGCAACAGGAGCGTTATGCGACTGCGCCAGGACGTGACCATCCTGCACCAGCACCGCGCCGACCGGCACCTCGTCCTGATCGAACGCTTTTCTTGCCTCGTCAAGCGCCATATTCATGAAATTGATATCCGTCAGCATCCGGTGCCTCTTCTTTTTCTTCTTTATGGCCTTTTCGTTATCATATTGTTGATTTTGAGGCAAATGCCGTATATGATTATCACCAAGCGAGATAACGATGGATTCAAAAAAAATTTTCCTGGTGCCGGTTATTATATCCATTATCGGGCATGCCGCGTTGATTACGGCCAGCAGTATGGTGGATTTGCGTGATAATGTGAAAGCCGCGGAACTCTTCACGATACAAATCACAGACCCTCCGGCTGTCGAACCGAAAAGTGAGCAGGAGCCGGTGCGGGATAAATTACCCGGACGCGTTGAAAACGGAAAACCACTGCCGGAAAGCGGACGGGAAGACACGGTGGATATCGGTTCTTCCGACGTCAAATATGCGGCTTATTTAGCGGGAGTGAAAAGAAAGATCCTGCGTCTCTGGACGTATCCGGTTGCCGCGTATAAAAAGAATGAAGAAGGGGTGGTGGTGGTCAGAATATCGGTTGACGCGAACGGCGCTTTGGCCCGGGCTATGCTGATGACATCTTCCGGTTTTGTGACGCTTGATGCCAGCACGCTGGACGTTATCCGGGCGGCCGCGCCTTTCCAGCCGTTGCCGGGGCATTATGAACTGTCGCGTCTGCACATTATTGCTTCTTTCAGTTATCGCATGAAAGATTGAGAAGGGTCTCGCTACTTCACTAATTAAAAGGGATTATCGCATGATGAAAGAACAAGAAGCATTACCGGTAAAAGAAAAATCAAAAATCAGAGAATATATTGAAGCGATCCTGACGGCGATCCTGATCGCCGCCTTTATCATTTCTTTTGTGGTCCAGGCGTTTAAAATACCGTCCGGCTCCATGATTCCGACGTTGCTGATCGGCGACCATCTTTTCGTTAATAAATTTATCTACGGTGTGAAAATCCCGTTTTTCAGAAAAACGATCATTCCGATTACCGACCCGAAAAAAGAAGATGTGATCGTTTTTATATTTCCTCAGGACCGATCCAAAGATTTTATCAAGCGCGTGATCGGCACTGCCGGCGATAAAATTGAAATGAAGAATAAAAAACTCTTTATCAACAATCAGGCGTACGCGGATCCTTTCGGCGTTTATGATGATGATAACATTTATCCGGCCGACGTGCAGCCGCGCGATAATTTCGGTCCGGTGGTCGTTCCCCCCAATTCTCTTTTTGTCATGGGGGATAATCGCGATCATAGCCTGGACAGCCGTTTCTGGGGCTTTGTCGATTTGAAGGACGTTCAGGGCAAGGCATTTATTCTTTACTGGTCATGGAATGCGGAAGAAAAAAATGTCCGCTGGACCCGTCTGGCCAAGCTGATCAAATAAAGGCGGCTTCGCAACAAAGCAAAAGAAAGCCGGCCGGATATTTATCCGGCCGGCTTTCTTACGTTAGCATGCAGCCTGACAGCCTGTTTTACTTTTTTCCGTAACCGATTGTTCTGGCCGATTCCGCGATGGCCGGCAGAACAGCCGGATCATCGATCGTGGAGGGGACGACATAATCCTTGCCGTCCACGATTTTGCGCATCGTGCTGCGCAGGATCTTCCCCGAACGGGTCTTGGGGAGAGCCTTCACGACGGCGGCTTCCTTGAAGCAGGCCAGCGCCCCCAGTTCATTGCGCACCATCTGCACCAGTTCTTTGATGATCTCCTCGGGCTTTCTGTCCACGCCGGCTTTCAATACCACAAAACCCACCGGCACCTGGCCTTTGAGTTGATCGTCCGCGCCCAGAACGGCGCATTCCGCGACGTCCTGGTGCCTGGAAACGATTTCTTCCATCGATCCGGTGGAAAGCCTGTGACCGGCCACGTTAATGACATCGTCGATCCGCCCCATGATGTAGACATACCCGTCGGTATCAAAGCGGCCCCCGTCGCCGGTAACATAGTAGCCGGGTCTTTCGGTTACATATTCCAGATACCGCTTGTCGTCTTTCCAGAGGGTCGGCAGACAGCCGGGGGGCAGAGGCAGTTTAATCACCACGGCGCCTTCCTCTCCGTCGGGTAGGACATTGCCGTCCATGTCCAGAATCTGAACGTTATAGCCGGGAACCGGCTTGGTGGGAGATCCGGCTTTGATCGGAAATGGTTCGATGCCCATGCAGTTGGCCGCTATCGGCCAGCCGGTTTCCGTCTGCCACCAGTGATCGACTACCGGGATTTTCAGCATGTCGCCGGCCCAGTGATAGGTGTCGGGATCAAGGCGTTCACCGGCCAGAAACAGATATCTTAAACAGGCAATGTTGTATTTCTTCAGGTAATCCCCGTTGGGGTCTTCCTTCTTGATGGCCCGGAAGGCGGTAGGAGCCGTAAACAGAACGGATACGCCGTGCTGGGAAATGACCCGCCAGAAGGCGCCGGGATCGGGTGTCCCCACCGGTTTGCCTTCATAGAGAATGGTGGTGCAGCCGTAAAGCAATGGCGCGTAAACAATGTAAGAATGTCCGACCACCCAGCCGACGTCGGATGCCGCCCAGAAGACTTCACCGGGACGGATGTCATAGATGTGTTTCATCGACCATTTCAGGGCCACGGCATGGCCGCCGTTGTCGCGCAGGACGCCTTTGGGTTTGCCGGTGGTTCCCGAGGTGTAAAGAATGTAAAGCGGATCAGTCGCCAGAACCGGCACGCAGGGAACGGCCCTGGCGTCTTCCATCAACGCCGTCCAGTCCAGGTCGCGGCCGGGCGTCAACTCAGCCTGCACCTGCGGGCGCTGGTAGATGATGCATTTCTCCGGTTTGTGGGCGGCAATCTTAATCGCTTCATCCAAAAGCGGTTTGTAGGCCAGAGTCTTTTTTCCTTCGATGCCGCAGGAGGCGGATATCATCACTTTGGGTTGGGCGTCGTCTATGCGGATGGCCAGCTCGTTGGGGGCAAATCCGCCGAAAACCACGGAGTGTACGGCGCCGATGCGCGCGCACGCCAGCATCGCCACCACGGCTTCCGGAATCATCGGCATATAGATAATAACCGTGTCGCCTTTCGTGACGCCTAATCCGGTCAGAGCGCCCGCAAATCGGGAGACCAGGCTGAGGAGTTCTCCGTAGGTGATCTTTTTAACGGTGCCGGTGACGGGACTGTCGTATATAACGGCGGTCTGATCTTTCCGGCCTGATTCCACCTGGTAATCCAGAGCATTATAACAGGTATTGAGTTCGCCGCCCACAAACCACCGGTAGAAAGGTTTGCGGCTGTCGTCCAGAACTTTATCCCAGGGCTTCGTCCACTGGATGGCTTCTCCTGCTCTCCCCCAGAAAACGTCGGGCCGGTTGATAGACTGCTCATATACATCTCTGTATTTCAACGAATCAGACATACCCCCTCCTTTTATCATAAGATATTTGATATTATCAGCGCTAGCAAAACCAGCAAGCCCTGTCAAGACGGATTAAAACAGTTTGACGGCAAAAAAAACGGTTGAAGCATGATGCTTCAACCGCCTTATGGCCGCTGCAATTATTTTTGTCGCCTGACCGATCAGCTGATGGACCGCTCCAGCAGTTCCCGGATTGCTTTTTTGCCGTTTTCTTCCAGAAAGCGCGTGCCCCCGCCGGCAAAATGGGTATGAGTGATGACCGGTTCATCGCCTTTCCTGTGTTCAACCCAATTGAGCTTATTCCACGTGAACCAGGCATTTTTCTTCTGATCGAATACGGAGAGCGGCTTGTTGCAGATTTTGCTGAACTCCGCACCCCAGCCGGTGCCGCCCTTGACGGTGTTATCCGGCAGGATTTCGCCGACAATAAAGACTTCCTGGCCGTTGTTGATCTGATACCAGATGGTTTGCAGGATTTTACGGAAGGTCGCGTTATCCGTGTAGCGGCGGTTCATCAGGCGTGAGATATATTCCAGCGAGACATCGCCGTTTTTCAGTTCCTCGTGCGTCAGCACGCGCAGTCCCCTGTGCCGGATAATGGTGTGCCCTTCGAAAGTAAAGTTTACTTCTTCTATGCCCAGGCGCTCGGCGTTTTGGCCGAACTCCGCTTCCGCACCCTGTGCGCCGCCGCTGAATAAAATACAATCCTCTTTTTTCATTTTTTGTTCCTCTCCTTAATTTCTTCTATTGATGAGTTAACCAGAAAATCTAACGATGTGGAAAACAACGATTCGTATGTCTCAAGTGTGGGTTCAGGTTGTCCTATAAACGTTTATCTGTCAAGAGGAAAATTGTTCACAAACCGTGAGATTGCCATACTCCCGGCAATGAGATATACCATCAGCCATGATTAAAGATGCCGTCAGAATCAAGAATCTTCTGAGTCGTAAATTGCTTGCCTGGTACAAAAGCCATCAGCGTCCGCTTCCCTGGCGGGAAACAAGCGATCCTTACCGTATCTGGATTTCGGAAATCATGCTGCAGCAGACTCAAGTGGATACGGTCATTCCCTACTATCATCGTTTTTTGAAAGTGTTTCCGGATGTTGATACGCTGGCCCGCGCTTCCCTGCAGGATGTCCTCAAGGTTTGGGAGAACCTGGGGTATTATTCACGGGCCAGGAATATTCATGCCGCCGCACGAATGATTGTCGACCGGTTTGACGGCCGGATTCCCGACACACCCGACGCAATCAAAACGCTTCCCGGCATCGGCGAGTATTCCGCCGGCGCGATTTTAAGCATCGCCTGCGGGCAGGCGCTTCCCGCTGTGGACGGCAATGTGCGCAGGATTCTCAGCCGTGTGCTGGCCATCCGCCAGCCGGTAGACGAACCCCGGGAACAAATGAAGTTGAGGGAGTTGGCTGCCCAGCTGGTCCCCGCTGAACGCCCCGGCGATTTTAATCAGGCGCTGATGGATCTCGGCGCAACGATTTGCAGGGCGAAAAATCCCGATTGTCCGGGTTGTCCCGTAAAGTCCATTTGCCGCGCGCGCCTTCTCGATTTACAAAACATTCTGCCGGTCACGCGAAAGGCTCCCGCCATTCCCCGCAGGCTCGCGTCAGCCGCCGTTGTCCGCAATCAGGAAGACAAACTGCTGCTGGTGCAGCGGCCTGCCACCGGATTACTCGCGTCCTTATGGAAATTGCCCGGGGGTTTGGTGGAGACGGGCAAAAAAATGGAGAACAGTTTGCGTCATAGTGTAAAAAAGGAGCTGGGCGTTACCGTCCGTGTGGGGAAGGAGGTAGCTTGCGTGGATCATGTTTACACCCATTTCCGTCTGACGCTGCATGCCTACGAAGCTGTTTTATTGAAAGGCGAACCTGAAGCACTTGGCTGCGGGGGGTGGCGATGGGCAGCACCTGCGGATATAAGGAAACTGCCTTTGTCCAAGATTGACCGGATGGTTATTGCCGCAATAAAAAAAGGTCTGCCGTTCATAAGCTGACGGCAGACCTTTGTCGCTGTCCCGGCCGGTTGATATTGTTATTTTCCCGGCCGTCCGGACTGTTATCTGGACAAAATATCCGAAAAGGTAATTTCCACTCTCTTGTTTTCTTCAACGGCGCTTTTTGAATACAGCGGCTCGGCGGTTCCGGCTCCGGAAGCACTGATGCCTGCCGTGGCGACACCTGCTTTGACAAAAGCCTCCTTCAGCATTCCGGCCATATTCTCCGTCGCTTTGGTGTTTTCTGTTTTATCCGGTTTTCCAAAACCATAAACTTTTAATTGAGCTTTCACATCGGGATATCTCTTTATCAGATCGGCAATGCTGTCGATGATTATTCCGGATCCGGGCGCCAATTTCATGGCCGGCGTCTTGATCAGGTCGTGTCTGGGAATGATCAGCGTCATGCCTGTGGCCGTCATCTTGGACAGGGCATCCATTTTGCTCACCGCCTGCCAGAAAGAAGAAACTTTATTCAATTCTCTTACTTTATTCTGGATTTTTACGGCATCCTCTCCCTTTTGGCTTTGCAGCGTCTTCAGGTCTTCGATGGTCTTTGTCTTATCAACAACGTCATTTCTCAAAGAAGTCACCACGCCGTTTAATGCCGCCACCTGGCCGGTTAAATTGGCGTTGTCGGCTTTCAGCGATGAAACTTCCTTCGCGATGCTGATTTTTTCGAGTTTCAGGGCGGATAATTCACTGGAAATATTTTTCATATCTCCCCGGGGTTTGGCGAGTTCATCTTTTAATAACTTGATTTCTTTGTTTTTAGCGTCAAATATTTTTATCTTCGCTTCCGTTTCCGGAATAAGTTTCTCCAGACGTGAATTTTCCTGTTCCTGGTTTACTTTTTCCAGCCGGGACAGCACAACCTGGCACATAACCTCCGCCATATTCGCGTAATGCTTGACGGTAGGAATGGCAGCTTCCTCAACTTTGCCGCGCCAGTTGGTTTTTGCTTTTAATTCCGCTTCTGCTTTCTTCAGATAGTTTTGCGCGCTCTCCACATCCGCCGTAAAAGGCTTTGTTTCATGACTGCGGGAGAGGATTTTCTCTACGGATGATTTTGCTTTTTGCATGATGAAATTAAGATCATCGCTTTGGGCGAAAACATGGCCATTGATCGGCAAGATCATCAATAACATGGTTAAAACAATAATGGTTTTTTTCATTGCGCGCCCTCCTTGCCGGACAGAATGTCATCGAGATTCTTCTGCAATTTCTCAAGTTTTGCCCTGGTCACGGCGGTTTTTTCGGCTGCTTCACGCTCTTCGGATTTTACCTTGGCGTAATTCATGAGTGTCTGGGCCATTTCCAATGATTCCAGAGCGGCCTTTTCTTTTTTAGTGTCTATTCGTTCCTGAGCCTTGGTGATGTTCGTTCGCGCTTCATCCAGGATGTCCTTGGAATAAATATTGGCCTTGGTCTGGGTCAGGGTTGCGAGAGCAGCCTTTGTTTTGAGAGCCTGATCGATCGTTGACTGAGAAACGTTCTGGGCAAACACCGGTGTGATGCCTGCGGCAACTGCTGAGAATAGAGAAATAATTATGATGCATTTTTTCATAAGAACCTCCTGAAAAATAACGATAATTATTGTTCCGACGATATGAGCATTTCATAGGACATGATCGGCAATATGTCAATAAAGAATATTGCCGCGGCGGCATCACCGCAGTTTTACCCGCAGCCGGACAAAACAGTTCATCAAAAATATGTAAGTTGAATTCTTTAAATAAATCGTGATAGCGTTATTCAACTTCTTTTTAAAGGGCAGGTTCAATGACCGGCAATAACCGAGCGGATATCAAAGTGGGGGCAAGCGTCAAGGTAGTGCAAAAGCAGGATCAGCGCTCAGGGCTTCTTACCTGCGGCATCGTGCAGGCTATTCTGACCAGATCCGGCACCCATCCCCACGGAATCAAGGTGCATCTGGAAAGCGGGATAGTGGGCCGGGTCAAGGAGATCCTCTGAATTTTCACAAAATATATGCAAAAGGTTTGAACGGACATGAAAACACTGATTCTGACAAGGCGGGACGTTGAAGGGATTCTAACGCCTGCGGTGACCAATGATACCGTGGAGAAGGCTTTCCACGCCTATGGCCTGGGGCAGACCGATATGCCGCCTAAGAGCTATTTGTATTTTCCGAAAGGAGATCTCCGGTCCATGCCGGCTTATGTTCATGGCGGGGGCTTTGACATTGCCGGCATCAAATGTGTCACGGTTCATCCGCAAAATGCTGCGGGCAGCCTGCCGACGGTTATGGCCGTTATCATTCTGAATGATCCCCGGACCGGTTTTCCGCTGGCCATCCTGGACGGCACTTATCTGACATGCGTTCGAACCGGCGC
Encoded here:
- a CDS encoding tRNA adenosine(34) deaminase TadA — translated: MDIITGTRKIFFESIVISLGDNHIRHLPQNQQYDNEKAIKKKKKRHRMLTDINFMNMALDEARKAFDQDEVPVGAVLVQDGHVLAQSHNAPVAGNDASAHAEMLAIRKACAIAGNYRLNGAELFVTLEPCIMCAGAILQARLARVVFGARDPKAGAVCSLYHILTDNRLNHQVDVTEGILREECGEILSRFFREKRIRAESAIK
- the lepB gene encoding signal peptidase I, which encodes MKEQEALPVKEKSKIREYIEAILTAILIAAFIISFVVQAFKIPSGSMIPTLLIGDHLFVNKFIYGVKIPFFRKTIIPITDPKKEDVIVFIFPQDRSKDFIKRVIGTAGDKIEMKNKKLFINNQAYADPFGVYDDDNIYPADVQPRDNFGPVVVPPNSLFVMGDNRDHSLDSRFWGFVDLKDVQGKAFILYWSWNAEEKNVRWTRLAKLIK
- the prpE gene encoding propionyl-CoA synthetase (catalyzes the formation of propionyl-CoA using propionate as a substrate; PrpE from Ralstonia solanacearum can produce acetyl-, propionyl-, butyryl- and acrylyl-coenzyme A, and Salmonella enterica produces propionyl- and butyryl-coenzyme A; not expressed in Escherichia coli when grown on propionate/minimal media; ATP-dependent), with the protein product MSDSLKYRDVYEQSINRPDVFWGRAGEAIQWTKPWDKVLDDSRKPFYRWFVGGELNTCYNALDYQVESGRKDQTAVIYDSPVTGTVKKITYGELLSLVSRFAGALTGLGVTKGDTVIIYMPMIPEAVVAMLACARIGAVHSVVFGGFAPNELAIRIDDAQPKVMISASCGIEGKKTLAYKPLLDEAIKIAAHKPEKCIIYQRPQVQAELTPGRDLDWTALMEDARAVPCVPVLATDPLYILYTSGTTGKPKGVLRDNGGHAVALKWSMKHIYDIRPGEVFWAASDVGWVVGHSYIVYAPLLYGCTTILYEGKPVGTPDPGAFWRVISQHGVSVLFTAPTAFRAIKKEDPNGDYLKKYNIACLRYLFLAGERLDPDTYHWAGDMLKIPVVDHWWQTETGWPIAANCMGIEPFPIKAGSPTKPVPGYNVQILDMDGNVLPDGEEGAVVIKLPLPPGCLPTLWKDDKRYLEYVTERPGYYVTGDGGRFDTDGYVYIMGRIDDVINVAGHRLSTGSMEEIVSRHQDVAECAVLGADDQLKGQVPVGFVVLKAGVDRKPEEIIKELVQMVRNELGALACFKEAAVVKALPKTRSGKILRSTMRKIVDGKDYVVPSTIDDPAVLPAIAESARTIGYGKK
- the mutY gene encoding A/G-specific adenine glycosylase, producing the protein MIKDAVRIKNLLSRKLLAWYKSHQRPLPWRETSDPYRIWISEIMLQQTQVDTVIPYYHRFLKVFPDVDTLARASLQDVLKVWENLGYYSRARNIHAAARMIVDRFDGRIPDTPDAIKTLPGIGEYSAGAILSIACGQALPAVDGNVRRILSRVLAIRQPVDEPREQMKLRELAAQLVPAERPGDFNQALMDLGATICRAKNPDCPGCPVKSICRARLLDLQNILPVTRKAPAIPRRLASAAVVRNQEDKLLLVQRPATGLLASLWKLPGGLVETGKKMENSLRHSVKKELGVTVRVGKEVACVDHVYTHFRLTLHAYEAVLLKGEPEALGCGGWRWAAPADIRKLPLSKIDRMVIAAIKKGLPFIS